One region of Eupeodes corollae chromosome 1, idEupCoro1.1, whole genome shotgun sequence genomic DNA includes:
- the LOC129938529 gene encoding 60S ribosomal protein L36, giving the protein MAVRYELCIGLNRGHKTTKIKNVKYTGDKKVKGLRGSRLKNIQTRHTRFMRDLVREVVGHAPYEKRTMELLKVSKDKRALKFLKRRLGTHIRAKRKREELSNILTQMRKTQAHAK; this is encoded by the coding sequence ATGGCTGTTCGCTACGAACTTTGTATTGGTCTCAACCGGGGACATAAAACTACCAAAATAAAGAATGTTAAATACACCGGTGACAAGAAAGTCAAGGGTCTTCGTGGTTCTCGCCTAAAGAACATCCAAACACGTCACACCCGTTTCATGAGGGATCTTGTGAGGGAAGTGGTTGGCCATGCTCCTTATGAGAAGAGAACCATGGAATTGTTGAAGGTGTCCAAGGACAAGCGTGCTTTGAAATTCTTGAAGCGACGATTGGGAACACACATTCGCGCCAAAAGGAAGCGTGAAGAACTTTCCAACATCCTCACTCAAATGAGGAAGACTCAAGCTCATGCTAAGTAG